One region of Streptomyces rishiriensis genomic DNA includes:
- a CDS encoding DUF3040 domain-containing protein — MPLSEHEQRMLEQMERALYAEDPKFASALEGSGLRTYTRRRVYQAVAGFLVGIALLMAGMVAKQVWLSVVGFLVMLGCAVLAVTGWRKAPKPGEQPAAGAAGAPGTPHGRGQGRQKRSMMDRIEQRWQRRRDEQGGH; from the coding sequence GTGCCGCTCTCGGAGCACGAGCAGCGCATGCTCGAGCAGATGGAGCGAGCGCTGTACGCCGAAGATCCCAAGTTCGCGTCGGCGCTCGAGGGAAGCGGGCTGCGTACGTACACCCGGCGTCGGGTCTACCAGGCGGTCGCAGGCTTCCTCGTGGGTATCGCGCTCCTCATGGCCGGTATGGTCGCCAAGCAGGTCTGGCTGAGTGTGGTGGGCTTCCTCGTCATGCTGGGCTGTGCGGTTCTCGCCGTGACCGGCTGGCGCAAGGCGCCCAAGCCGGGTGAGCAACCCGCGGCAGGCGCCGCAGGAGCCCCGGGCACCCCGCACGGTCGTGGTCAGGGTCGGCAGAAGCGCTCCATGATGGACCGGATCGAGCAGCGCTGGCAGCGCCGCCGTGACGAGCAGGGCGGTCACTGA
- a CDS encoding methyltransferase, with the protein MSDPMRPPASPHSPHPTPPRSDPPRPRAALRTAVVWEVLQEALERRVKATGRESLDVLDTGGGSGNFAVPVALLGHRVTVVDPSPNALFALERRTAEAGVADRVKGVQGDAHGLFDVVERGGYDAVLCHGVLEYVDDPAEGVRNVVAALRSGGVLSLLAAGLGGAVLARALAGRFKEARQALTGPDGRWGEGDPVPRRFTAEQLTTLVEGAGLRVGSVHGVRVFADLVPGVLVDTEPGALEALLKLEEAAAELAAFHSVATQLHVLGETRGVDGT; encoded by the coding sequence GTGTCGGACCCGATGCGCCCGCCCGCCTCCCCTCACAGCCCGCACCCGACGCCGCCACGCTCCGACCCTCCCCGGCCCCGCGCCGCGCTCCGTACGGCCGTGGTCTGGGAGGTTCTCCAGGAGGCCCTCGAGCGCCGGGTCAAGGCGACCGGGCGTGAGTCGCTCGACGTCCTCGACACCGGCGGCGGCAGCGGCAACTTCGCGGTGCCCGTCGCCCTGCTCGGGCACCGGGTCACCGTCGTCGACCCCAGCCCCAACGCGCTGTTCGCCCTGGAGCGCCGCACCGCCGAGGCCGGCGTCGCCGATCGCGTCAAGGGCGTCCAGGGCGACGCCCACGGGCTCTTCGACGTGGTCGAGCGGGGCGGCTACGACGCGGTCCTGTGCCATGGCGTCCTGGAGTACGTGGACGACCCGGCCGAGGGCGTCCGCAACGTCGTGGCCGCACTGCGCTCCGGGGGCGTCCTCAGCCTGCTCGCCGCGGGGCTCGGCGGAGCAGTGCTGGCACGCGCCCTCGCCGGCCGCTTCAAGGAGGCCCGGCAGGCCCTCACGGGCCCGGACGGCCGCTGGGGCGAGGGCGACCCCGTGCCGCGCCGCTTCACCGCCGAGCAGCTCACCACGCTGGTCGAGGGCGCGGGACTGCGGGTCGGATCGGTGCACGGCGTGCGGGTCTTCGCCGACCTCGTCCCCGGCGTGCTCGTGGACACCGAGCCGGGCGCACTGGAGGCCCTGCTGAAGCTCGAGGAGGCCGCCGCCGAACTCGCCGCCTTCCACTCCGTGGCGACCCAGCTCCACGTGCTGGGGGAGACGCGGGGGGTCGACGGGACCTGA
- a CDS encoding beta-class carbonic anhydrase: MTLFFRSHGRPGTHVTSTVIGMTTSASLPARPAGAITQGTVTDRLVEANERYAAAFSDPGMDARPVLHVAVVACMDARLDLHAALGLELGDCHTIRNAGGVVTDDVIRSLTISQRKLGTRSVVLIHHTGCGLEAITEEFRTELEMEVGQRPAWAVEAFRDVDQDVRQSMQRVRTSPFLVSTDDVRGFVFDVKTGLLREIDPR; this comes from the coding sequence ATGACACTCTTTTTCCGTTCTCACGGCAGGCCCGGAACGCACGTGACCAGTACCGTCATAGGTATGACGACTTCTGCATCGCTTCCCGCGCGGCCCGCAGGCGCCATAACGCAGGGCACCGTCACCGACCGCCTCGTCGAGGCGAACGAGCGGTACGCGGCGGCCTTCTCCGACCCCGGCATGGACGCCCGCCCCGTCCTGCACGTCGCGGTCGTGGCCTGTATGGACGCCCGTCTCGACCTGCACGCGGCACTCGGCCTCGAACTCGGCGACTGTCACACGATCCGCAACGCCGGCGGCGTGGTCACCGACGACGTGATCCGCTCGCTCACCATCAGCCAGCGCAAGCTGGGCACGCGTAGCGTCGTCCTCATCCACCACACCGGCTGCGGCCTCGAGGCGATCACCGAGGAGTTCCGCACGGAGCTGGAGATGGAGGTCGGCCAGCGTCCGGCCTGGGCGGTGGAGGCCTTCCGCGACGTCGACCAGGACGTACGGCAGTCGATGCAGCGGGTGCGCACCTCGCCGTTCCTGGTGAGCACCGACGACGTGCGCGGCTTCGTGTTCGACGTGAAGACGGGCCTGCTGCGCGAGATCGACCCCAGGTAA
- a CDS encoding DUF58 domain-containing protein, whose translation MTTGGAGQPSTAHGEKGDQGGARTALAGLTTRGRSFLAAGIAAAICAYVLGQPDLLRVGLLLAALPLICAAVVYRTRYRVAGSRRLSPARVPAGSEARVHLRMDNVSRLPTGLLMLQDRVPYVLGPRPRFVLDRVEAGGRREVSYRVRSDLRGRYPLGPLQLRLSDPFGMCELTRAFSTYDTLTVIPRVESLSPVRLSGEAKGYGDGRQRALALAGEDDVIPRGYRYGDDLRRVHWRLTARYGELMVRREEQPQRSRCTVLLDTRGPAYRGAGPDSAFEWAVSGAASVLVHMLERGFSVRLLTDTGNSVPGEGSDGFAGASQESADAAGLMMDTLAVVDHSDGTGLSRAYDVLRGGNEGLLVAFLGGLDEEQAAVAAKMRQRSGGAVAFLLDGDSWAREPNGVPDPMNRQEERLRMLREAGWTALSVPRGASLNELWRQADRERAGLTTASGTNGGEGWA comes from the coding sequence ATGACCACCGGAGGGGCGGGGCAGCCGTCCACGGCCCACGGGGAGAAGGGCGACCAGGGCGGCGCACGCACGGCCCTGGCCGGTCTGACCACCCGCGGCCGCTCCTTCCTGGCCGCCGGTATCGCGGCCGCCATCTGCGCCTACGTACTGGGACAGCCCGATCTGCTGCGGGTCGGGCTGCTGCTGGCCGCGCTGCCGCTGATCTGCGCGGCCGTCGTCTACCGCACCCGCTACCGGGTCGCCGGCAGCCGCCGGCTCTCCCCCGCGCGGGTGCCCGCAGGCAGCGAGGCCCGGGTCCATCTGCGGATGGACAACGTCTCGCGGCTGCCCACCGGCCTGCTGATGCTCCAGGACCGGGTGCCCTACGTGCTCGGACCGCGCCCCCGCTTCGTCCTGGACCGGGTCGAGGCGGGCGGCCGCCGCGAGGTCTCCTACCGGGTCCGCTCCGACCTGCGCGGCCGCTATCCGCTGGGCCCGCTCCAGCTGCGCCTCAGCGATCCCTTCGGCATGTGCGAGCTCACCAGGGCGTTCTCCACCTACGACACGCTGACGGTGATCCCGCGCGTGGAGTCGCTGTCCCCGGTCCGCCTGAGCGGCGAGGCCAAGGGGTACGGCGACGGACGCCAGCGCGCGCTGGCGCTGGCCGGCGAGGACGACGTGATCCCGCGCGGTTACCGCTACGGCGACGACCTGCGCCGGGTGCACTGGCGTCTGACGGCCCGCTACGGCGAGCTGATGGTGCGCCGCGAGGAACAGCCTCAGCGCTCCCGCTGCACGGTACTGCTGGACACCCGGGGTCCCGCCTACCGGGGCGCGGGCCCGGACTCCGCCTTCGAGTGGGCGGTCTCGGGCGCCGCGTCCGTGCTGGTGCACATGCTGGAGCGCGGCTTCTCCGTGCGGCTGCTGACGGACACGGGCAACTCGGTACCCGGCGAGGGCTCCGACGGGTTCGCCGGCGCGAGCCAGGAGTCGGCCGACGCTGCCGGACTGATGATGGACACCCTTGCGGTGGTCGACCACTCCGACGGCACGGGCCTGTCCCGGGCCTACGACGTGCTGCGCGGCGGCAACGAGGGACTGCTGGTGGCCTTCCTCGGCGGTCTCGACGAGGAGCAGGCGGCGGTGGCCGCGAAGATGCGCCAGCGCAGCGGCGGCGCGGTCGCCTTCCTGCTGGACGGCGACAGCTGGGCGCGTGAACCGAACGGCGTGCCCGATCCGATGAACAGGCAGGAGGAGCGGCTGCGGATGCTGCGCGAGGCGGGCTGGACGGCCCTGAGCGTGCCGCGGGGCGCTTCGCTGAACGAGCTCTGGCGTCAGGCGGACCGCGAGCGGGCGGGCCTGACGACGGCGAGCGGGACGAACGGCGGGGAGGGATGGGCATGA
- the rsmH gene encoding 16S rRNA (cytosine(1402)-N(4))-methyltransferase RsmH codes for MSQSRHVPVMLQRCLDLLAPALQRPDSVVVDCTLGLGGHSEALLTRFPEARLVALDRDKEALRLSGERLAPFGDRATLVHAVYDELPEVLDRLGIARVQGVLFDLGVSSMQLDEADRGFAYAQDAPLDMRMDQTTGVSAAEVLNTYPPGELVRILRAYGEEKQAKRIVSAVVRERDKEPFTNSARLVELIRNALPQAAKRTGGNPAKRTFQALRIEVNGELSVLERAIPAAVGAIDVGGRIAVLSYHSLEDRLVKQVFAAGAANTAPPGLPVVPERYQPRLKLLTRGAELPTEEEVAENRRAAPARLRGAERIRESIE; via the coding sequence TTGAGCCAGAGTCGACACGTCCCGGTGATGCTCCAGCGGTGCCTGGACCTGTTGGCCCCCGCCCTCCAGCGGCCGGACTCGGTGGTGGTCGACTGCACGCTCGGCCTCGGCGGCCACAGCGAGGCGCTGCTGACGCGGTTCCCCGAGGCCCGGCTCGTCGCCCTCGACCGTGACAAGGAGGCGCTGCGCCTGTCCGGCGAGCGCCTGGCCCCGTTCGGCGACCGCGCCACCCTCGTGCACGCCGTCTACGACGAGCTGCCCGAGGTCCTGGACCGGCTCGGCATCGCGCGCGTGCAGGGCGTCCTGTTCGACCTCGGCGTCTCCTCCATGCAGCTCGACGAGGCCGACCGCGGCTTCGCCTACGCCCAGGACGCCCCGCTCGACATGCGGATGGACCAGACGACCGGTGTCAGCGCCGCCGAGGTCCTCAACACGTACCCGCCCGGTGAACTGGTGCGGATCCTGCGGGCCTACGGCGAGGAGAAGCAGGCCAAGCGGATCGTCTCCGCGGTGGTGCGCGAGCGCGACAAGGAGCCGTTCACCAACAGTGCGCGGCTCGTCGAGCTGATCCGCAACGCCCTTCCCCAGGCCGCCAAGCGCACCGGCGGCAACCCGGCCAAGCGCACCTTCCAGGCGCTGCGCATCGAGGTCAACGGCGAACTCTCCGTCCTGGAGCGGGCGATCCCGGCCGCGGTGGGGGCGATCGACGTGGGCGGGCGGATCGCCGTCCTGTCGTACCACTCGCTCGAAGACCGGCTGGTGAAGCAGGTGTTCGCGGCCGGCGCCGCCAACACCGCGCCGCCCGGGCTGCCCGTCGTCCCCGAGCGTTACCAGCCCCGGCTCAAGCTGCTCACCCGCGGTGCCGAACTTCCCACCGAGGAAGAGGTCGCCGAGAACCGGCGGGCCGCCCCGGCGCGTCTGCGCGGGGCCGAGCGAATCAGGGAGTCCATCGAATGA
- a CDS encoding transglutaminase family protein yields MSGRARLTLCSAAATLMASCALLPLVTPATWFLQAAFLLAVQSGVGAATRRVPLARPLTVAAQALVTLVLLTLLFAREHALAGLIPGPEAFRHFGDLLQTGTDDVGRYAIPAPLSDGIRLMVIGGVLVIGLAVDTLAVTYRNAAPAGLPLLALYSVAAGLSEGVTDWLWFLVAAAGYLMLLLAEGRERLSQWGRVFGGAPRGPGGQPGPVAPVRTGRRIGMAALGVALVVPLLPLPAIQGGLLDGAGTGVGAGNGSGGTISAVNPLVSLRDSLNVDEDRTVLTLRTTTSNISDMYLRIVSLDDFDGTTWKPAKRHIIAVPDEFPSPTGLGRDVKRTEVTTRIAAATGYGQDWLPMPYPPSSVQIKGNWRYEPVGMTLVGDHGQKTSGKTYQVTSLDVQPTAEQLASAPEAPGSVRSTYTKVPDSLPAVVAQQAREITAGAAGDYEKAVALQDYFAVTGGFEYDTEVEVGSGPNAIARFLKDKQGFCVHFSFAMAAMARTLGIPARVAVGFAPGSPQADGSVAVGLKDAHAWPELYFEGVGWTRFEPTPTRGTTPTYTLPDSSGETVPDLPQASRSADAAPSAEPSASTSCSAQDKKLEGCAAALPLDPTEQDGGGTPWYAIAGWTLLGAAALALPLLPMLWRLRRRSVRLASAQHSASSPAGAPPGRRKDGGDDRQPGDPGPAVLLDVPAQEAGEATVGHVLAVWRELTDTAWDYGIEPDDALTPRRAAARIIRIGELDESVGRSVHRVAGAVEQVLFAPEPRAESGLADDVRRVQGALRERVGWTTRVRAVVAPRSAVRAVWDLSDRWTALKASWAARLATLVRRPSGPQGQQQSG; encoded by the coding sequence ATGAGCGGGCGGGCTCGACTGACGCTGTGCTCGGCGGCGGCGACACTGATGGCCTCGTGCGCCCTGCTGCCCCTCGTCACCCCGGCGACCTGGTTCCTCCAGGCGGCGTTCCTGCTGGCCGTCCAGTCCGGGGTGGGCGCGGCGACCCGCCGGGTGCCGCTGGCCCGGCCGCTGACGGTGGCCGCGCAGGCCCTGGTCACGCTGGTGCTGCTGACCCTGCTCTTCGCCCGTGAGCACGCCCTCGCGGGCCTGATCCCCGGCCCGGAGGCCTTCCGCCACTTCGGCGACCTGCTCCAGACGGGCACCGACGACGTGGGGCGGTACGCGATCCCGGCCCCGCTGTCCGACGGCATCCGGCTGATGGTGATCGGCGGGGTGCTGGTGATCGGCCTGGCGGTGGACACCCTCGCGGTGACCTACCGCAACGCGGCCCCGGCCGGTCTGCCGCTGCTGGCGTTGTACTCGGTCGCCGCGGGCCTGTCCGAAGGAGTGACCGACTGGCTGTGGTTCCTCGTCGCCGCGGCCGGCTATCTGATGCTGCTGCTCGCCGAGGGCCGGGAGCGGCTCTCGCAGTGGGGCCGGGTCTTCGGCGGGGCGCCGCGCGGTCCGGGCGGACAGCCCGGCCCGGTGGCCCCGGTGCGCACCGGCCGTCGCATCGGCATGGCCGCGCTGGGCGTCGCCCTCGTGGTGCCGCTCCTGCCGCTGCCCGCGATACAGGGCGGCCTGCTGGACGGGGCGGGCACCGGCGTCGGCGCGGGCAACGGCAGCGGGGGCACCATTTCCGCGGTCAACCCGCTGGTGTCGCTGCGCGACAGCCTGAACGTGGACGAGGACCGCACGGTCCTGACCCTGCGTACCACCACCAGCAACATCTCGGACATGTACCTGAGGATCGTGTCGCTGGACGACTTCGACGGCACGACGTGGAAGCCGGCGAAGCGACACATCATCGCCGTGCCGGACGAGTTCCCCTCGCCCACCGGTCTGGGCCGGGACGTCAAGCGGACCGAGGTCACGACCCGGATCGCGGCCGCCACCGGCTACGGCCAGGACTGGCTGCCGATGCCGTACCCGCCCAGCAGCGTGCAGATCAAGGGCAACTGGCGGTACGAGCCGGTCGGCATGACCCTGGTCGGTGACCACGGCCAGAAGACCAGCGGCAAGACGTACCAGGTGACGAGCCTCGACGTGCAGCCGACGGCGGAGCAGCTGGCCTCGGCGCCCGAGGCGCCCGGCTCCGTGAGGAGCACCTACACCAAGGTCCCGGACTCCCTCCCCGCGGTGGTGGCACAGCAGGCCCGGGAGATCACCGCGGGCGCCGCCGGCGACTACGAGAAGGCCGTCGCGCTCCAGGACTACTTCGCGGTGACGGGCGGCTTCGAGTACGACACCGAGGTCGAGGTCGGCAGCGGGCCCAACGCGATCGCCCGCTTCCTGAAGGACAAGCAGGGATTCTGCGTCCACTTCTCGTTCGCGATGGCCGCGATGGCCCGCACGCTGGGCATACCGGCGAGGGTCGCGGTGGGCTTCGCGCCGGGTTCCCCGCAGGCGGACGGGTCGGTGGCGGTCGGCCTCAAGGACGCGCACGCCTGGCCGGAGCTGTACTTCGAGGGCGTCGGCTGGACCCGTTTCGAGCCGACCCCCACCCGCGGCACGACGCCCACGTACACGCTGCCGGACAGTTCGGGCGAGACCGTGCCCGACCTGCCCCAGGCCTCCCGCTCGGCGGACGCGGCGCCTTCGGCCGAGCCCTCGGCGAGCACCAGTTGCTCGGCGCAGGACAAGAAGCTCGAGGGCTGCGCCGCCGCGCTGCCGCTGGACCCGACGGAGCAGGACGGCGGCGGTACCCCCTGGTACGCGATCGCCGGATGGACGCTGCTGGGGGCGGCGGCACTCGCCCTGCCGCTGCTGCCGATGCTGTGGCGGCTGAGAAGACGCTCGGTGCGGCTGGCCTCCGCCCAGCACTCCGCGTCCTCGCCCGCCGGGGCTCCCCCGGGCCGACGCAAGGACGGCGGCGACGACCGGCAGCCGGGCGACCCCGGTCCCGCGGTGCTGCTGGACGTGCCGGCGCAGGAGGCCGGTGAGGCGACCGTCGGGCATGTGCTGGCGGTGTGGCGCGAGCTCACCGACACGGCCTGGGACTACGGCATCGAGCCGGACGACGCCCTGACCCCCCGGCGGGCCGCCGCGCGGATCATCCGGATCGGAGAGCTGGACGAGTCGGTGGGCCGTTCGGTGCACCGGGTGGCGGGCGCCGTGGAGCAGGTGCTGTTCGCCCCGGAGCCGAGGGCGGAGTCCGGCCTGGCCGACGACGTACGCAGGGTGCAGGGGGCGCTGCGCGAGCGGGTCGGCTGGACCACGCGCGTGCGTGCCGTCGTGGCGCCGCGTTCGGCCGTTCGCGCGGTCTGGGACCTGAGCGACCGCTGGACGGCCCTCAAGGCGTCCTGGGCGGCCCGTCTGGCGACTCTTGTGCGGCGCCCGTCCGGACCTCAGGGCCAGCAGCAGAGCGGCTGA
- a CDS encoding peptidoglycan D,D-transpeptidase FtsI family protein: MSDREPPRRRVPGPARPSRPATAQRRPGPGARPARRPTAPRPAAPRAIRLGSPRPRLRMVGLALTLVLIAFVVRLLQVQAVDASAYAAKAEQNRYVGQVLPAERGEITDRTGVAFASSVDAYDITADPTMFTRGQLKVGDGPEQAAALLAPILGQDQSALVKKLRPKDASLRYVKLAGRQTPQVWKQIKDLRSALSTKEETDSSTVNVLAGVFSVPSSKRVYPNGNLAAGILGWVNADGKGGGGVEQQLNGTLAGKDGKIRYAQSGGRQVPTVGSTETPAVPGSDVELTIDRDIQWAAQNAITEQVRESRADRGYVIVQDNRTGEILAMANSPGFDPNDLSQANSADLGNASVQDAYEPGSTAKVMSMAAVLEENAATPLTHVTVPNRLHRGDRLFQDDIDHATWYLTLNGVLAKSSNIGTILATGQLGRTQTEANQVLYSYLRKFGIGSHTGLGFPGETKGILAQPGKWSTSQQYTIPFGQGMSLNALQAASVYSTIANGGVRVEPTLVRGTKGPDGSFTPAEAPAKTRVVSQKTAKTLAQMLESVVDDEEGTGAKARIPGYRVAGKTGTANRVDPATGTYKGYTSSFAGFAPADNPRVTVYCAIQNATEGSYFGGQICGPVFKQVMEFSLKTLQIPPTGAKAANLPVTFTP, translated from the coding sequence GTGTCCGACAGGGAACCGCCGCGCCGGCGCGTGCCCGGCCCCGCCCGGCCCTCCCGCCCGGCGACCGCCCAGCGGCGCCCGGGCCCCGGCGCCCGTCCCGCCCGCCGCCCGACCGCACCGCGCCCCGCGGCCCCGCGGGCCATCCGGCTCGGCAGCCCCCGCCCCCGCCTGCGGATGGTCGGCCTCGCGCTGACCCTGGTGCTGATCGCCTTCGTCGTCCGTCTCCTCCAGGTGCAGGCCGTCGACGCGAGCGCCTATGCCGCGAAGGCCGAGCAGAACCGGTACGTCGGCCAGGTGCTCCCCGCCGAGCGCGGCGAGATCACCGACCGCACCGGCGTGGCCTTCGCGAGCAGCGTGGACGCCTACGACATCACGGCCGACCCGACGATGTTCACGCGCGGGCAGCTGAAGGTCGGCGACGGCCCCGAGCAGGCGGCCGCCCTCCTCGCGCCGATCCTCGGCCAGGACCAGTCCGCGCTCGTCAAGAAGCTGCGGCCGAAGGACGCGAGCCTGCGCTACGTCAAGCTGGCCGGCCGGCAGACACCGCAGGTCTGGAAGCAGATCAAGGACCTGAGGTCCGCCCTGTCCACCAAGGAGGAGACGGACAGCTCCACCGTCAACGTCCTCGCCGGCGTCTTCTCCGTCCCCAGCAGCAAGCGCGTGTACCCCAACGGGAACCTCGCCGCCGGGATACTGGGCTGGGTCAACGCCGACGGCAAGGGCGGCGGAGGTGTGGAGCAGCAGCTGAACGGGACCCTGGCAGGCAAGGACGGCAAGATCCGCTACGCCCAGTCCGGCGGCCGCCAGGTGCCCACCGTGGGCTCCACCGAGACCCCCGCGGTGCCCGGCTCCGACGTCGAGCTGACGATCGACCGGGACATCCAGTGGGCCGCGCAGAACGCCATCACCGAGCAGGTGCGGGAGTCCCGCGCGGACCGCGGCTACGTCATCGTCCAGGACAACCGCACCGGCGAGATCCTCGCGATGGCCAACTCGCCCGGCTTCGACCCCAACGACCTCTCGCAGGCCAACTCCGCGGACCTGGGCAACGCCTCCGTCCAGGACGCCTACGAACCCGGTTCCACGGCCAAGGTCATGTCGATGGCCGCCGTGCTGGAGGAGAACGCCGCGACACCGCTGACGCATGTCACCGTGCCCAACCGGCTGCACCGCGGCGACCGGCTCTTCCAGGACGACATCGACCACGCCACCTGGTACCTCACGCTCAACGGCGTGCTCGCCAAGTCCAGCAACATCGGCACCATCCTGGCCACCGGCCAGCTCGGCAGGACGCAGACCGAGGCCAACCAGGTGCTCTACTCGTACCTGCGCAAATTCGGCATCGGCAGCCACACCGGACTCGGCTTCCCCGGCGAGACGAAGGGCATCCTGGCCCAGCCCGGCAAGTGGTCGACCTCGCAGCAGTACACGATCCCCTTCGGTCAGGGCATGTCCCTGAACGCGCTCCAGGCGGCCTCCGTGTACTCGACGATCGCCAACGGCGGGGTCCGCGTCGAGCCCACCCTGGTGCGGGGAACCAAGGGCCCGGACGGAAGCTTCACCCCCGCCGAGGCACCCGCGAAGACCCGGGTCGTCAGCCAGAAGACGGCGAAGACCCTCGCCCAGATGCTGGAGTCGGTCGTGGACGACGAGGAGGGCACGGGCGCCAAGGCGCGTATCCCCGGCTACCGCGTCGCGGGCAAGACGGGTACCGCCAACCGGGTGGACCCGGCCACCGGCACCTACAAGGGCTACACCTCGTCGTTCGCCGGGTTCGCGCCCGCCGACAACCCGCGGGTCACCGTGTACTGCGCCATCCAGAACGCCACCGAGGGCAGCTACTTCGGCGGCCAGATCTGCGGTCCGGTATTCAAGCAGGTCATGGAGTTCTCCCTGAAGACCCTCCAGATCCCGCCGACCGGCGCCAAGGCCGCGAACCTCCCGGTCACCTTCACCCCCTGA
- a CDS encoding AAA family ATPase, whose amino-acid sequence MTTYDERASLTDLTATVERVRSSVEGVIEGKPEVVRLSLTVLLAEGHLLIEDVPGVGKTMLAKALAKSIDCSVRRIQFTPDLLPSDITGVSIWDQQRREFEFKPGAIFSQIVIGDEINRASPKTQSALLESLEERQVTIDGTTYELPSPFMVVATQNPVEMEGTYPLPEAQRDRFMARVSIGYPSPEAELQMLDVHGGVSPLDDLQPVAHAHEIVKLIDAVRGVHVADSVRRYAVDLVSATRTHPDLRLGASPRATLHLVRAAKATAALSGRDYALPDDVQNLAVAVLAHRLLPTAQAQLNRRTAEQVVEEIIQRTSVPASPQQHGYGLGHGTQAYGQQSRRL is encoded by the coding sequence GTGACGACCTATGACGAGCGAGCGAGCCTCACAGATCTGACCGCCACTGTGGAGCGTGTCCGCAGTTCGGTGGAGGGAGTGATCGAGGGCAAGCCCGAGGTCGTACGGCTTTCGCTGACCGTGCTCCTCGCCGAGGGGCATCTGCTGATCGAGGACGTACCGGGCGTCGGCAAGACGATGCTCGCCAAGGCGCTGGCGAAGTCCATCGACTGCTCGGTGCGCCGCATCCAGTTCACGCCCGACCTGCTGCCCTCGGACATCACCGGGGTGTCCATCTGGGACCAGCAGCGCCGGGAGTTCGAGTTCAAACCGGGCGCGATCTTCTCGCAGATCGTGATCGGCGACGAGATCAACCGCGCCTCGCCCAAGACCCAGTCGGCGCTCCTGGAGTCGCTGGAGGAGCGCCAGGTCACCATCGACGGCACGACGTACGAGCTGCCGAGTCCCTTCATGGTGGTGGCCACCCAGAACCCGGTCGAGATGGAGGGCACCTACCCGCTGCCCGAGGCCCAGCGCGACCGTTTCATGGCCCGTGTCTCCATCGGCTACCCGAGCCCGGAGGCCGAGCTCCAGATGCTGGACGTGCACGGCGGGGTCAGCCCGCTGGACGACCTCCAGCCGGTCGCGCACGCCCACGAGATCGTGAAGCTGATCGACGCCGTCCGCGGAGTCCACGTCGCCGACTCGGTCCGCCGCTACGCGGTCGACCTGGTCTCCGCCACGCGCACCCACCCCGACCTCAGACTCGGCGCCTCGCCGCGCGCGACGCTGCACCTGGTGCGCGCGGCCAAGGCGACCGCCGCCCTCAGCGGCCGGGACTACGCGCTCCCGGACGACGTGCAGAACCTCGCCGTGGCCGTCCTGGCCCACCGTCTGCTGCCCACCGCGCAGGCGCAGCTGAACCGCCGCACGGCGGAGCAGGTCGTCGAGGAGATCATCCAGCGCACCTCGGTGCCCGCGTCCCCCCAGCAGCACGGGTACGGACTGGGCCACGGCACACAGGCGTACGGCCAGCAGTCGCGGAGGCTGTGA
- a CDS encoding septum formation initiator family protein, whose protein sequence is MSRKPELKGRAARLARLFPTGPRQAARTPFVLLVVLLLGGGLIGLLVLNSALSEGSFKMDDLQKDTKSLTDEEQALQRDIDSYSAPDALQRRARELGMVPGGDPAFLDPDGTVKGVPSPAVQQSLEDAPAAVRPPEAIPVSRTIEAPPSPVTPTPSTLSEPTEPPAPSAAPTEAIPETPGR, encoded by the coding sequence GTGAGTAGGAAACCCGAACTGAAGGGGAGGGCCGCCCGGCTGGCGCGACTCTTCCCGACCGGGCCGCGGCAGGCCGCCCGTACCCCGTTCGTCCTCCTCGTCGTCCTCCTCCTGGGCGGCGGTCTCATCGGACTGCTCGTGCTGAACTCCGCGCTCAGTGAGGGCTCGTTCAAGATGGACGACCTCCAGAAGGACACCAAGAGCCTCACCGACGAGGAGCAGGCGCTCCAGCGGGACATCGACTCCTACTCAGCCCCCGACGCCCTCCAGCGCCGCGCGCGCGAACTCGGCATGGTCCCCGGCGGAGACCCGGCCTTCCTGGATCCCGACGGCACCGTGAAGGGCGTCCCCTCGCCCGCCGTCCAGCAGTCCCTCGAGGACGCTCCCGCCGCCGTACGGCCGCCGGAGGCCATCCCGGTCTCCCGGACGATCGAGGCGCCGCCGTCGCCCGTGACACCCACGCCGAGCACCCTTTCCGAGCCGACCGAGCCCCCGGCTCCGAGCGCCGCCCCGACCGAAGCCATCCCCGAGACCCCCGGCAGGTGA